GCATATTCCGTATTCGCCCAACACCGCGTATGTGAACACAATTCCCCCCGGGCTCGAACCGGCGCATCCGGGCAACCTCGAGCTGGAATCGCGCATCCGCGCCTACGTGCGCTGGAATGCCATGGCGATGGTGGTGCGCGCCAACCGGCATTCGCCCCCGGACGGCGGCGACCTGGGCGGGCATATCGCCTCCTTCGCCTCGCTGGCGACGATGATAGGCACCGGACAGAACCACTTCTGGCACGCGGAATCCGAAGACCACGGTGGCGATCTCGTGTACTTCCAGGGCCATTCGTCGCCCGGTGTCTATGCGCGCGCTTTCCTGGAAGGCCGCCTGACCGAAGAACAACTGAACCACTTCCGCCAGGAAGTGGACGGCAAGGGCCTGTCCTCGTATCCGCATCCCAAGCTGATGCCGGAATTCTGGCAGTTCCCGACCGTCTCCATGGGCCTGGGGCCCATCACCGCCATCTACCAGGCCCGCTTCCTGAAGTACCTGCACGCGCGCGGCCTGGCCAATACGGCCAACCGCAAGGTCTGGGTATTCTGCGGCGACGGCGAAATGGACGAGCCGGAATCCCTGGGCGCGATCGCCCTGGCGGCGCGCGAAAAGCTGGACAACCTGATCTTCGTCATCAACTGCAACCTGCAGCGGCTGGACGGCCCGGTGCGCGGCAATGGCAAGATCATCCAGGAACTTGAAGGCGATTTCCGCGGCAGCGGCTGGAACGTCATCAAACTGATCTGGGGCGGCTATTGGGATCCGCTGCTGGCCCATGACAAGGAAGGCATCCTGCGCCGCGTGATGGAGGAAACCGTCGACGGCGAATACCAGGCCTACAAGGCGAACGACGGCAAGTTCGTGCGCGAGAAGTTCTTCGGCAAGCATCCCAAGCTGCTGGAGATGGTCGCCCGCATGAGCGACGAGGACGTGTGGCGCCTGAATCGCGGCGGCCACGATCCGCACAAGGTCTACGCCGCCTTCGACGCGGCGGCCAACCACAAGGGCCAGCCCACCGTCATCCTGGCCAAGACCATCAAGGGCTACGGCATGGGCCATGTCGGCCAGGCGAAGAACCCCACCCACCAGCAGAAGAAGCTGGACGTGGCGGCGGTGCGCGAATTCCGCGATCGCTTCGGCATTCCCATCCCCGACGACAAGCTGGAGGAACTGCCGTTCTTCAAGCCGGCCGAGGATTCCCCGGAAATGAAGTACCTGCACGAACGCCGCAAGGCGCTGGGCGGCTACCTGCCCAAGCGCCGCACCAAGGCCGACGAGCAGCTGAAGGCGCCGGCGCTGGAGGCCTTCAAGCCCGTGCTGGAACCCACCGCGGAAGGCCGCGAGATTTCCACCACGCAGGCTTTCGTGCGTTCGCTGAACCAGATCCTGCGCGACAAGGACCTGGCGCCGCGCGTCGTCCCCATCCTGGCCGACGAATCGCGCACCTTCGGTATGGAAGGCCTGTTCCGCCAGATCGGTATCTACGCGCCTGAAGGGCAGAAGTACACCCCGGTCGACAAGGACCAGGTGATGTACTACAAGGAAGCGGCCGACGGCCAGCTGCTGCAGGAAGGCATCAACGAAGCGGGGGCGATGAGCTCCTGGATCGCCGCGGCCACGTCCTACTCCACCAACAACCGCATCATGGTGCCGTTCTACGTGTACTACTCGATGTTCGGTTTCCAGCGCATCGGCGATCTCGCCTGGCTGGCCGGGGATATGCAGGCACGCGGCTTCCTGATCGGCGGCACCGCGGGCCGTACCACGCTGAACGGCGAAGGCCTGCAGCACGAGGACGGACACAGCCACCTGATGGCGGCCACCATCCCGAACTGCCTGCCCTACGATCCGACGTATGCGCACGAAGTTGCGGTCATCATCCAGGACGGCCTGCGCCGCATGGTGCAGAACCAGGAAAACGTCTATTACTACCTGACCGTGATGAACGAGAACTACCCGCACCCGGGCTTGAAGCCGGGCGACGAGGAAGGGATCGTGCGCGGCATGTACAAGCTGAAGACCGTGGGCAAGGGCAAGCAGCGCGTGCAGCTGATGGGCTCGGGCACCATCCTGCGCGAAGTGGAAGCCGCCGCCGGCCTGCTGGACACGGATTGGGGCGTGGCCGCGGACATCTGGAGCGTGACCAGCTTCACGCTGCTGCGCCGCGAAGGACAGGACGTCGATCGCCACAACATGCTGCATCCGGCCGACAAGAAGCCGCAGGTGCCGTATGTCACGCAGCAATTGGCGAAGACGGAAGGCCCGATCATCGCGTCGACCGACTACATGAAGCTGTACGCCGACCAGATCCGTCCGTTCATCCCCAAGGGCCGCGAATTCCGGGTGCTGGGCACGGACGGTTTCGGCCGATCGGATTTCCGCTACAAGCTGCGCGAGCACTTCGAGATCGACCGCCACTTCGTGGTGGTTGCCGCGCTGAAGGCGCTTGCGGACGAAGGCGCCATTCCGGCTTCCAAGGTGGCCGAAGCCATCAAGAAGTACGGAATCAATCCCGAGAAAGCCAACCCGCAATACGCCTGAGGCCCGAACGACATGAGCAATACGGTGGAAATCAAGGTACCCGACATCGGCGACTTCAAGGAAGTTGAGGTTATCGAAGTCCTGGTGGCGCCGGGCGACACGATCAAGCCCGAGCAAAGCCTGATTACGGTGGAGTCGGACAAGGCGTCGATGGAAATCCCGTCGTCCGAAGGCGGCGTGGTCAAGTCGGTGAAAGTGAAGGTGGGCGACAAGGTGTCCATGGGCACCGTCGTCCTGGAACTGGAAGCGGGGGCGGCGTCCGAAGCGCCCGCCGCCGCACCGGCGAAGCAGGAAGAAAAACCCGCCGCCAAGGCCGATGCGCAGCCGGCGCAGGCTGCCGCGGCCGCCCCGGCGGCGGCGCCCGCCCAGGGTGGCGGCCAGGCGGTGATCGAAGTCCCGGACATCGGCGATTTCAAGGAAGTCGAGGTGATCGAGGTCATGGTCGCCGTCGGCGACACCATCAAGACCGAGCAGAGCCTGATTACGGTGGAGTCGGACAAGGCCTCCATGGAGATCCCGGCGTCGCAGGGCGGCGTGGTGAAGGAAGTGCGCGTCAAGGTCGGCGACAAGGTATCCAAGGGTACGCCGCTGGTGGTGGTGGAAGGCGGTGCCGCACCGGCCCAGCCCGCCGCCGCGCCGGCCCAGCCCCAGGCGGCAGCGCCGGCACCGGCAAGCGCCGCGGCCGCCGCACCGGCGCCTGCGGCTGCCGCGCGCCCGGCTCCGGCCGCCGCGCTGCCGCAGGCCGAAGCCAAGCCCGGCCAATTGCCGCACGCATCGCCGTCGGTACGCAAGTTCGCGCGCGAACTGGGCGTGGACCTGACGCGCGTGGCGGGCAGCGGTCCCAAGGGCCGCATTACGCAGGACGACGTCCGTGGCTTCGTCAAACAGGCCCTCGCGGGCGGCGCCCCGGCGGCGGCCGGCGCGGCGGGCGGCAATGTGGGTGGCCTGAATGTACTGGCCTGGCCGCAGGTCGACTTCGCCAAGTTCGGTCCGATCGAGGCCAAGCCGCTGTCGCGCATCAAGAAGATTTCCGGCGCGAACCTGCACCGCAATTGGGTCATGATCCCGCACGTCACCAACAACGACGAAGCGGACATCACCGATCTGGAAGCGCTGCGCGTGACGCTGAACAAGGAAAACGAAAAGGCCGGCATCAAGGTCACCATGCTGGCCTTCCTGATCAAGGCCGTGGTCGCCGCGCTGAAGAAATTCCCGGAATTCAACGCCTCGCTGGACGGCGACAACCTGGTGCTGAAGCAGTACTACCACATCGGCTTCGCCGCCGATACGCCCAACGGGCTGGTGGTGCCGGTGATCCGCGACGCCGACAAGAAAGGCATCCTGGACCTGGCCAAGGAAAGCTCCGATATGGCCAGGAAAGCGCGCGACGGCAAGCTGTCGCCCGCTGAAATGCAGGGTGGCTGCTTTTCGATCTCGTCGCTGGGCGGCATTGGCGGCACGCACTTCACGCCCATCATCAATGCCCCCGAGGTCGCCATCCTGGGCGTGTCGCGCTCGGAGTTCAAGCCGGTGTGGGACGGCAAGCAGTTCGTGCCGCGTTTGAAGCTGCCGCTGTCGCTGTCCTATGACCATCGCGTCATCGACGGCGCGGCCGCGGCCCGCTTCAATGCCTATCTGACCGCCTTGCTGGCCGACTTCCGCCGCATCGCGCTGTAATCGGGGATCGATATGAGCAATACGGTGGAAATCAAGATACCCGACATCGGCGACTTCAAGGAAGTCGAAGTCATCGAAGTGCTGGTGGCCGCCGGCGATACCGTCAAGGCGGAACAGAGCCTGATCACGGTGGAGTCGGACAAGGCATCCATGGAAATCCCCTCGTCGCAAGGCGGGGTCGTCAAGTCGGTGAAGGTGAAGGTCGGCGACAAGGTATCCATGGGCACGGCCATCCTGGACCTGGAGCCGGCGCAAGGCGGCGCCGAACAGGCCGCCCCGGCCGCGGACAAGCCCGCCGCGCCGGCCGCCGCCGCCGCGCCCGCAAAGGCGTCGGCGGACACGGCAGGCAAGTCCGTGCCGCCGTCCCCGGCGGCGCCCGTCAACGCCCCCGCGGCCGCGACGTATTCGGGCGGTGTCGACATCGAATGCGACATGCTGGTCCTGGGTGCCGGCCCCGGCGGCTATTCCGCGGCGTTCCGCGCCGCCGACCTGGGCATGAAGACCGTCCTGGTCGAGCGCTATTCCACCCTGGGCGGCGTTTGCCTGAACGTCGGCT
Above is a genomic segment from Bordetella genomosp. 11 containing:
- the aceE gene encoding pyruvate dehydrogenase (acetyl-transferring), homodimeric type, encoding MSSNALAGAQTAANDEDTLETQEWLEALAAVLDREGPERAHYLLERLIDEARRSGAHIPYSPNTAYVNTIPPGLEPAHPGNLELESRIRAYVRWNAMAMVVRANRHSPPDGGDLGGHIASFASLATMIGTGQNHFWHAESEDHGGDLVYFQGHSSPGVYARAFLEGRLTEEQLNHFRQEVDGKGLSSYPHPKLMPEFWQFPTVSMGLGPITAIYQARFLKYLHARGLANTANRKVWVFCGDGEMDEPESLGAIALAAREKLDNLIFVINCNLQRLDGPVRGNGKIIQELEGDFRGSGWNVIKLIWGGYWDPLLAHDKEGILRRVMEETVDGEYQAYKANDGKFVREKFFGKHPKLLEMVARMSDEDVWRLNRGGHDPHKVYAAFDAAANHKGQPTVILAKTIKGYGMGHVGQAKNPTHQQKKLDVAAVREFRDRFGIPIPDDKLEELPFFKPAEDSPEMKYLHERRKALGGYLPKRRTKADEQLKAPALEAFKPVLEPTAEGREISTTQAFVRSLNQILRDKDLAPRVVPILADESRTFGMEGLFRQIGIYAPEGQKYTPVDKDQVMYYKEAADGQLLQEGINEAGAMSSWIAAATSYSTNNRIMVPFYVYYSMFGFQRIGDLAWLAGDMQARGFLIGGTAGRTTLNGEGLQHEDGHSHLMAATIPNCLPYDPTYAHEVAVIIQDGLRRMVQNQENVYYYLTVMNENYPHPGLKPGDEEGIVRGMYKLKTVGKGKQRVQLMGSGTILREVEAAAGLLDTDWGVAADIWSVTSFTLLRREGQDVDRHNMLHPADKKPQVPYVTQQLAKTEGPIIASTDYMKLYADQIRPFIPKGREFRVLGTDGFGRSDFRYKLREHFEIDRHFVVVAALKALADEGAIPASKVAEAIKKYGINPEKANPQYA
- the aceF gene encoding dihydrolipoyllysine-residue acetyltransferase; this encodes MSNTVEIKVPDIGDFKEVEVIEVLVAPGDTIKPEQSLITVESDKASMEIPSSEGGVVKSVKVKVGDKVSMGTVVLELEAGAASEAPAAAPAKQEEKPAAKADAQPAQAAAAAPAAAPAQGGGQAVIEVPDIGDFKEVEVIEVMVAVGDTIKTEQSLITVESDKASMEIPASQGGVVKEVRVKVGDKVSKGTPLVVVEGGAAPAQPAAAPAQPQAAAPAPASAAAAAPAPAAAARPAPAAALPQAEAKPGQLPHASPSVRKFARELGVDLTRVAGSGPKGRITQDDVRGFVKQALAGGAPAAAGAAGGNVGGLNVLAWPQVDFAKFGPIEAKPLSRIKKISGANLHRNWVMIPHVTNNDEADITDLEALRVTLNKENEKAGIKVTMLAFLIKAVVAALKKFPEFNASLDGDNLVLKQYYHIGFAADTPNGLVVPVIRDADKKGILDLAKESSDMARKARDGKLSPAEMQGGCFSISSLGGIGGTHFTPIINAPEVAILGVSRSEFKPVWDGKQFVPRLKLPLSLSYDHRVIDGAAAARFNAYLTALLADFRRIAL